In Camelina sativa cultivar DH55 chromosome 17, Cs, whole genome shotgun sequence, the genomic stretch ATTGATAAGAATTGATCTGTGATGTAGGATATTGCTTGGCAAGGAGAAGTTGCTGGAGTTGATGCAGCGTCTGAGTTCTTCAAGGCAGACCAAGCATATCCGATTAGCAAATTACCTGAGGTAGCTTATATTCTTCCTTAAGCGGCCTCtcttataaattttcttatgttgttgACTTTATTACTTCTGTAACGcgacatttgttttctttcacaTTCTTTATGTACAGATTCTTTCAGACATGTTAAGACATTCTTCAAAAGTGTTTCATAATGTTCAAACTGCCTCGCAAAGATACACAAACTTGGATGAGTTTCAGAAGTCAGCATCTCTTGGCAAAGTGAAAACTCTTTCAAGTTTAACACATGAGCTGAGGTTAATTAAATCACCTGCGGAACTCAAATTGATGAGAGAGTCTGCATCTATTGCTTGCCAGGTATTCCTGTTTACAACGAAGGCATAGTTAATACTCTTGaaacttttctgtttttgttagcTTCTAAATACAACTGAGATGCTAGAGAGTAACTGAAAATTAAAGATGGTGGGGGAAATTACAAGAGATAATAGgaaagattggttaaaattgACAACTTTTGCTGACGATTCTGTGTGTATATAGTCAGTTTAACCTTAGGATTTGATGTGAAAAAATGAGGAACACACGCATAGAAAGCTCTCCAGCCATGATCCGAAGGAACAAATTTGTGATTCATGAAGGCAATGCTCAATGACATGTGAAAGTTTTTCTATTCTAATTGTTACGTTTGTCTTGTGGCCAAAGTGCTACGAACAAGGAACATAGAGCCAATAGAACGTCATGAACCGTTTTCTAAATATTGGTTGAAGATAATTAGCTATTACAGACAGTGAGTATGGAGTGATTTGGATCTTTTCATCCTCAGGGTCTTCTTAAAACAATGCTACATTCGAAAGGGTTTCCTGATGAAGGCATCTTATCAGCCCAAGTTGAATATGAGTGCCGGATAAGAGGTGCTCAGCGGATGGCGTAAGTCTTGATTATTCTTACAATAAGTATTTCCTAGTATTCTTATTCTAGTGACAAGAAAAATGTCACGTTTTATTTCTCAGATTTAATCCTGTAGTCGGTGGCGGTTCAAATGCTAGTGTTATTCACTATTCACGGAATGATCAGCGAGTAAGTTTGACAAAACCCTATTTGATTGCTAGTACATTGATGTTTTTGAAGCcagtatttttttatataattatctgCAGATAAGAGATGGTGATCTTGTCTTGATGGACATGGGTTGCGAGTTACATGGTTATGTTAGTGACCTTACTCGGACATGGCCTCCTTGCGGAAAATTCAGTTCTCTTCAGGTTGATGTCTCTGCTATCtcattttttatcttcttttgtctgCATATTCAATATTCTTAACGTTTGTGCTTGCCGTGGGTGTTTGGATGATGCAACTGTGAGATATGAGTTTACTTACTATCTCATACTCTACTACCAAATTTCTTGCTCTTTCTGAGATGTATCGCCTGAAAGCAATTTTTCTGTATCCAGAATTTCTTTTGGATTGTTATAGCATCGAGTAACACGCAAATATAGGTTTTTTTGTTGCATGTTAGAATTGTTTACTGCAATATACCATTTGTTCGAATTTGGACATGTGCATAGGTTACATAGGATTTTGTGGATCTTTGCTCGATTTCACAATTATGTTTAGATAAAAAGATGGATAGTAATTATGAAGCGGCTTTCTTAAAACTTTCCCTATCAAAAGTATTAATATCTCTGTATTGTTTTCAGGAAGAGCTATATGATCTTATACTTCAGACAAACAAAGAATGCATAAAACAATGCAAGCCTGGTACAACCATCCGCAAATTAAACACATATTCGGTAAATATGAACTTATCTTAAGCCGTCTCTTTGTGCTTAAAATGTATTATCAAACACACAAATTGTACCGTTCACTATTAGCAGGTTTGGTATGATGTGAAAATACTATTTTACTTCTGTAGAAGGCtggtttacaaatatttcagaaGCTTAAATGGACCAGAGATgttataaatagttaaataccaTCAGCACTCAGCAgcttaaaacttaaaagcatTATTTGCCAACAGAATGATGTTTAGACTCAGATGATGCTTTGTGGTTTTTGCAGACCGAGTTGTTGTGCGATGGACTGATGAAGATGGGCATCCTGAAAAGTCGTAGACTATATCACCAGCTGAATCCGACCTCCATAGGTATGCATATGCATTATTGAACTCGATCACATTAACTTATTTGCAATTTTGTTCGATGAAACGAATACAATCAACTAAGTCTGATTGACGTCTAGATGGTATCATCCTTGTTATTTTCCTGCATTATGCTGTATTAAAGTTATTTCTtccccaaaaagaaaataaaagttatcatgtaatcaaaatcacaaaaa encodes the following:
- the LOC104755118 gene encoding probable Xaa-Pro aminopeptidase 3 — encoded protein: MQVLARNLVRRVSRTQVISRYAYSTQRVREIGQPTPASHPHLMAEGEITPGIRIDEYIGRRKKLVELLPENSLAIISSAPEKMMTDVVPYTFRQEADYLYLTGCQQPGGVAVLSSDRGLCMFMPESTPKDIAWQGEVAGVDAASEFFKADQAYPISKLPEILSDMLRHSSKVFHNVQTASQRYTNLDEFQKSASLGKVKTLSSLTHELRLIKSPAELKLMRESASIACQGLLKTMLHSKGFPDEGILSAQVEYECRIRGAQRMAFNPVVGGGSNASVIHYSRNDQRIRDGDLVLMDMGCELHGYVSDLTRTWPPCGKFSSLQEELYDLILQTNKECIKQCKPGTTIRKLNTYSTELLCDGLMKMGILKSRRLYHQLNPTSIGHYLGMDVHDSSAVGYDRPLQPGFVITIEPGVYIPSSFDCPERFQGIGIRIEDDVLITETGYEVLTGSMPKEIKHIETLLNNHCHGNAAQSFANFSSQG